The Scyliorhinus canicula chromosome 13, sScyCan1.1, whole genome shotgun sequence genome contains a region encoding:
- the LOC119976252 gene encoding 60S ribosomal protein L5-like — protein sequence MIVRVSNRDIVCQVAFAKIEGDVIVCAAYSHELPRYGVKVGLTNYAAAYCTGLLLTRRLLQKFGLDKIYEGEVVVTGDEFNVESVTGKPSVFTCYLDAGLARTSTGNKVFGAMKGAADGGLSIPHSTKRFPGYDSESKEFNAEVHRRHIFGVNVADYMKHLMEEDEDAYKKQFSRYIKNGVTPDMLEEIYKTAHREIRANPTHEKKMQKEKLKAKRWNRRKLSLAQRKDRVAQRKASFLRAQAKVDDE from the exons ATGATTGTGCGCGTCTCGAACAGGGATATAGTTTGCCAG GTAGCGTTCGCCAAAATTGAGGGAGACGTGATTGTGTGCGCTGCGTACTCTCACGAGCTCCCCCGATATGGCGTGAAAGTCGGGCTGACAAACTACGCGGCGGCGTACTGCACTGGCCTTCTGCTGACCCGCCGG CTACTGCAGAAGTTTGGGTTGGACAAGATCTACGAAGGCGAGGTGGTGGTGACCGGGGACGAGTTCAACGTGGAGAGCGTGACGGGGAAGCCCTCTGTGTTCACCTGTTACCTGGACGCTGGCCTGGCCCGGACTAGCACAGGCAACAAGGTCTTCGGAGCCATGAAAGGGGCAGCTGATGGTGGCCTCTCCATCCCGCACAG CACCAAGAGGTTTCCCGGCTACGACTCCGAGAGCAAAGAATTCAACGCTGAGGTGCACCggcggcacatctttggagtgaatGTTGCCGACTATATGAAGCACCTGatggaggaggacgaggatgccTACAAGAAGCAGTTCTCCCGCTACATCAAGAACGGCGTCACCCCTGACATG CTGGAGGAGATTTACAAAACTGCCCACCGGGAGATCCGCGCCAATCccacacatgaaaagaaaatgcagaaGGAGAAGCTCAAAGCCAAACG GTGGAATCGAAGGAAGCTGTCACTGGCTCAGCGAAAGGACCGTGTTGCCCAGAGGAAGGCCAGCTTCCTGAGAGCACAAGCCAAGGTTGACGATGAATGA